The proteins below come from a single Azospirillum sp. B510 genomic window:
- a CDS encoding LacI family DNA-binding transcriptional regulator produces the protein MTDRGAMERVVTIRDVAARAGVSIATVSRVLNGSGNATPETMEKVRAAASDLSFRPSTIGRNLKAARTRTVGVLVPSLTNPVFAESVAGIQDAAAEAGYSVLIASTDYDPGREARAIEGLLSNRVEGLVLTVADADRSGSLDTLDEVRLPYVLAYNQPERASRAHVSVDNVAASRAVVERMTALGHRRIGMIAGHFRQSDRSRRRHAGWLAALEAAGLRPGPVLDVDFNELRLTHRLAPLLEGPERPTAFFASNDMLALATIRALRDLGLAVPDDVSVCGFDGIEVGRLMTPSLATLVQPARAMGATAFEHLRTGFSGEPQSRAVMLPFTLRPGESLGPAPFDPAPSPPST, from the coding sequence ATGACGGACAGGGGAGCCATGGAGCGCGTGGTGACGATCCGCGACGTGGCGGCGCGCGCCGGGGTGTCCATCGCCACCGTGTCGCGCGTCCTCAACGGCAGCGGCAACGCCACGCCGGAAACCATGGAGAAGGTGCGCGCCGCCGCCTCCGACCTGTCCTTCCGGCCCAGCACCATCGGGCGCAACCTGAAGGCGGCGCGCACCCGCACCGTCGGCGTGCTGGTGCCGTCGCTGACCAACCCGGTCTTCGCCGAAAGCGTCGCCGGCATCCAGGACGCCGCGGCGGAAGCCGGCTACAGCGTGCTGATCGCCTCCACCGACTATGATCCGGGCCGTGAGGCCCGCGCCATCGAAGGGCTGCTGTCCAACCGGGTCGAGGGGCTGGTGCTGACCGTCGCCGACGCCGACCGCAGCGGCTCGCTCGACACGCTGGACGAGGTGCGGCTGCCCTATGTCCTGGCCTACAACCAGCCGGAACGGGCGTCGCGCGCCCATGTGTCGGTCGACAATGTCGCCGCCTCCCGCGCCGTGGTCGAACGGATGACGGCGCTCGGCCATCGGCGCATCGGCATGATCGCCGGCCACTTCCGCCAGTCCGACCGCTCCCGCCGCCGCCATGCCGGCTGGCTGGCGGCGCTGGAGGCCGCCGGCCTGCGCCCCGGCCCGGTGCTGGATGTCGATTTCAACGAGTTGCGCCTCACCCACCGGTTGGCCCCCCTTCTGGAGGGGCCGGAGCGGCCGACCGCCTTCTTCGCCTCCAACGACATGCTGGCGCTCGCCACCATCCGGGCGCTGCGCGACCTCGGCCTTGCGGTGCCCGACGATGTGTCGGTCTGCGGTTTCGACGGGATCGAGGTCGGCCGGCTGATGACGCCCAGCCTCGCCACCCTGGTGCAGCCGGCCCGTGCCATGGGGGCCACCGCCTTCGAACATCTGCGCACCGGTTTTTCCGGCGAACCGCAAAGCCGCGCCGTGATGCTGCCCTTCACCCTGCGGCCGGGCGAATCGCTCGGACCTGCGCCATTCGACCCTGCGCCATCACCACCCTCGACCTGA